TCGCACAAGACTGCTCTTGCTTTGCAACCCTCACAACCCTGTCGGGCGGGTATGGTCGCGAGAAGAATTGGCGCGGCTTGCGGAATTTTGCCAGCAGCACAACATCGTTGTTGTTTCCGACGAGGTCTATTGCGGCCTGCTGCATGAAGGCGCTCACTTTACTCCTTTCGCGAGCGTTTCATCAGAGGCGCTCATGAATTCGGTGAGCCTGCTTTCCGCCAGCAAGATGTTTAATCTGACCGGACTGAAGCACTCTCAGGTCATTGCCGCCAATCCTCGGCTCATGCATGAGTATCTCGAGGGGTTGAAGCGCGATACCTCCGGCTACGGCGGCTCTCTATTCGGCCACGCCGCGACCGAGGTGGCATACCGGGATTGCGATGGGTGGCTGGGCGATCTCATGAGGTATGTTGCCGGAAACTATGCCTTTGCCGAGGCTTTCTTCAAGGAAAGACTTCCGCGTATTCGCGTGCGTCCGACGGAATCCACCTACTTCATGTGGCTTGACCTGTCGGATTACGGCATGTCGCACCAGGAAATGCTCGACTTGTTCGAAACACGGCACGGCCTCGTTCTCAACTATGGTGAAGACTATGGGCCCGGCGGTGAAGGACATATCCGCCTGAATATCGGCACCCCAAAGTCTGTTCTTGCTCAAGGACTCGAGCGAATGGCGGAGGCATTGTCCAGCCACGAAAGATGATCGTGGCATTCCAAGTCTAGCCGCCCTGATAGCTATCACTCAACGATATGTCGGCGCGAACATGTGCCGACACGCAATCCGTTCGAATTCGATATGCCGTAATGCATTGCGTAAGACGCGCATCTCCAACTCTTGCGAGGAAGCCATGGAAATCTCAACCCCTAACGCACCCGCAGCTGTCGGTCCCTACAGCCAGGCGAGACGCCATGGAAATCTGCTTTTCGTTTCAGGCCAACTGCCTCTTGACCCCGTGACAGGGACCATGGCGAGCGAGGCGGAAGCGCAGATGCGCCAGGTGCTGGCAAATATTGAAGCGATTGTGACTGCGGCGGGGGCAAAGATGTCCGATGTCCTGAAGACGACCGTGCTCGTGACCGATCTTTCGAAGTTCAAGCAGTTGAACGAGATTTATGCTGCGGCGTTCTCGAAGCCCTGTCCAGCACGAGCGACCTATCAGGTGGCGGCGTTGCCGATGGGCGCTCAAGTTGAAATCGAGGCAATCGCCGTCATTCCAGGTGAAACGGATCATGCTTGTAAGGGGTCCTGCGCCGCGGCGGCCTTGTAATGAAAACGCATCCCCTCAGAGGTTAGCGCGATGACAGATCAAGTTGATTTGGTCCCACTTGGCTTCTTCCCAACCCCGATCGACAACTGGGAAAACCTTGGGCGTGAACTCGGCATTTCGCTCAGCGCGAAGCGGGACGATCTTTCCGGCCTGGGCGGCGGCGGAAACAAAATTAGAAAGCTCCAGTATTTTCTCGCCGAAGCCAAAGCTGAAAAGGCAACCATCCTCATCACGGCGGGGGCCGCGCAATCAAACCATGTTCGGCAAACTGCGGCTGTCGCCAGGAAACATGGCATGCGGTCTTTAGCCCTGCTTCGCGGGCAATTGCCGCCGAACCCCTCGGGAAACCTGCTTCTCGATGAACTTTTGGGCGCGGAGTTGGAATTTCACGATCGTGACGACTTCAACGCCATCGTCGTGGACCTTATGCTGGAGCGCAAGGCAGAACTGGAGGCCTCAGGCGAGCGTGCCTATGTCATCCCGATTGGCGGTTCGAGTCCCTTGGGAGCGCTTGGTTACGTGGAGTGCGCCAAAGAGCTGCGAGAGCAGTTCGATGCGCAACGACAAAGACATCCGGACTACATCGTCGTCGCAATGGGCTCGGGTGGCACGTTCGCGGGCCTTGTCGCAGGATGCGCGCGATATCTGCCCAACACTCAGGTTCTCGGCATCGTTATTACGACTGCGTCCTTTGCATCGCGCGAATGCGCGGCCTCGTTGGCAAATGACACTGCTCGCCTTGCCGGTGTCGATCGGCGCTGGGATGCGGAAGATTTGTTGCTGAATTATGATCATATCGGACCGGAATACGGGATCGCCAGCAAAGAAGGAAATGCTGCAATCCGCAAGGTGGCAGAAGCCGAAGGGGTTTTTCTGGATCCTACATATACGGGAAAGGTCTTCGCTGGTTTGATCGCATCCCTCGGGGCGACGATCCCGGCAGGCAGTGATGTGATTTTCGTGCATACAGGGGGAAGCCCAGCCCTTTTCGCACGGGGTTAACCCGCTAATTCCATCCGAAGTGGAACGTTTTCGGCACGTCGATCTTACTGCGATCGCCAGCAATCACAGTCCCATCCAAACGCGCGCCTTGCGTTGCATTTCCAGCTTCCGTCACACACCTGCCACTCCCTAACTGGCCATTTCATCTGCAGCAGGATGACCCTCCGTGCAGACGGTCAACCCGTAAGGCAGGTGCGCTGAAGGAACACCGGGTCTGCCATCCGCCAACGGGTTCGCAAGAGGTTTACTGCAGCTTTTTCGCAGGTCGGCGGCAGAAACTATGACCGAGCGCCGACACAGCGACACAAATCTTTGGAGTTGCTGCACAAATCGAGCCGGCACTCGGGTGAGATGTTGGAAGCGTGTGCTCATATAAACCGGGGCGGCTCAATTGAAGAACCGGCCGGGTGTTGTTCCGAACGTTTCGCGGAACGCTGCTACAAAACTGGAGGCGGACTCGTAACCGACATCCAGGGCGACATTGGTCACAGCTTCTCCGTAGGCCAGAAGTTCAAGTGCCGCCAGCAAGCGGAGCCGTTGACGCCAGGCACCGAACGCAAGATGGGTTTCCCGCACGAAAATGCGCTCGACGGTTCTTGAACTCGCGCCCACTCGTGCAGCCAATGAGGCGAGTGGTTCGCGACTTGAGGGATCGCGCTTGAGGATTTCCACTATCCGCAAACCCCGTGGATCAGTGGGAACAGGAAGATCGACAGGCGAGCGGTCGAGCGTCGCGATTTGGTCGAGCAAAACCTCGCAAAGCCGAGCTTCCTTCGAACCTGACTGGTAATCCCACGACAGACCCGCGCACGACGAGATCAACTCACGTACGAGCGGCGTCACCTCCACTACAACACACGACGATGAGGTCGGTGCACAAATAGCCTTTGGGTCGATGTAAAGAACGCGGATTTCGGCTGCTCTCGCCACGCTCAATTTGTGGTCAGTATTTGCGCATATCCACAAGGCCCGGGTGGGAGGAAGCACCCATCTGCTGGCTTGTGTCGATACGTGAATCACACCTTTTATTGCGTAAATCAGTTGGTGGCGCCGGTGATTGTGGAAAGATGCTTCTCTCGAGGACCAGGTTTCGACTCGGCCTACGACAGGAGCGGAAGCGAAGTCAGGATCGGAGTCGTTTTGACGAGAGCGCAACATAGGAGCAGATTATATCGATAAATCGTCGCGCGATCCAGTTCGACAAACATCCGCTCTGAGGCCACGGGCGGGAGGCGTCGATCGCGACTCCGGCCGGGGCGGTGTCGCGTCATCAATAAATATTGGCCGTCGGCAGATATTGCCTCGCTGGATCGGCTGATATTCTGGCCCCCAGTTCCGCACGAGAGACGCAACGCGCCCGCCCCGACATTGTCGCAAAGGCGGGATTCGGCGCCTACTGCGCAGCCATGGATTGTATCGCAGCCTGGGCACCTGGTTTCGGCGCTGCCAAGTTGCAGCCTTAACAGGTGTTTGCACGTGGCCCGAAACCGCGGAGAGGACGGAACAGATTATCCTACCGACTTCGTTTCCTTTTCGCACCCGTTAGAGCCAGGCACGGGGCAAATCAAAGAGTGTCATGATGGACTATGATCGCACGATATCAGCGTCGAACACGACACTCGAAATGCTCGGTGATGGCGATGAGGCTCTTGGCGACCAGCGTGTCATGTTTCGATCGCATCGTTACCCGTCGGCGCACGCTGTTACCCGCCATCTCCACTCCCGTATCCAACTTGTTTGCGTCTTTGCCGGTGTGGTCCTCGTAGAAACAGACGGCCGGCGCCTCATGACGCCGCCCGGTCATGGCTTCGTTCTGCCTGCTGGGCTGCCACATTCTCAGATCGTC
The sequence above is drawn from the Sinorhizobium chiapasense genome and encodes:
- a CDS encoding MalY/PatB family protein; its protein translation is MHDLHRAPADAAAETTNFDEVLDRSTLSTVKWEMEIDRTGNKSLLGFGTADMDFRSPKPIAAALERTARLGHFGYPYKPNSYYDALIGFYKRHFGWEIRREWIAHNVGIYPSMRPLIDRLSVEGDEIIYQSPVHFQFRNIVAAAGRVPVANPLMLRNGRYEFDFDQLSRCVSSRTRLLLLCNPHNPVGRVWSREELARLAEFCQQHNIVVVSDEVYCGLLHEGAHFTPFASVSSEALMNSVSLLSASKMFNLTGLKHSQVIAANPRLMHEYLEGLKRDTSGYGGSLFGHAATEVAYRDCDGWLGDLMRYVAGNYAFAEAFFKERLPRIRVRPTESTYFMWLDLSDYGMSHQEMLDLFETRHGLVLNYGEDYGPGGEGHIRLNIGTPKSVLAQGLERMAEALSSHER
- a CDS encoding RidA family protein; protein product: MEISTPNAPAAVGPYSQARRHGNLLFVSGQLPLDPVTGTMASEAEAQMRQVLANIEAIVTAAGAKMSDVLKTTVLVTDLSKFKQLNEIYAAAFSKPCPARATYQVAALPMGAQVEIEAIAVIPGETDHACKGSCAAAAL
- a CDS encoding 1-aminocyclopropane-1-carboxylate deaminase/D-cysteine desulfhydrase, with amino-acid sequence MTDQVDLVPLGFFPTPIDNWENLGRELGISLSAKRDDLSGLGGGGNKIRKLQYFLAEAKAEKATILITAGAAQSNHVRQTAAVARKHGMRSLALLRGQLPPNPSGNLLLDELLGAELEFHDRDDFNAIVVDLMLERKAELEASGERAYVIPIGGSSPLGALGYVECAKELREQFDAQRQRHPDYIVVAMGSGGTFAGLVAGCARYLPNTQVLGIVITTASFASRECAASLANDTARLAGVDRRWDAEDLLLNYDHIGPEYGIASKEGNAAIRKVAEAEGVFLDPTYTGKVFAGLIASLGATIPAGSDVIFVHTGGSPALFARG
- a CDS encoding helix-turn-helix transcriptional regulator, giving the protein MLRSRQNDSDPDFASAPVVGRVETWSSREASFHNHRRHQLIYAIKGVIHVSTQASRWVLPPTRALWICANTDHKLSVARAAEIRVLYIDPKAICAPTSSSCVVVEVTPLVRELISSCAGLSWDYQSGSKEARLCEVLLDQIATLDRSPVDLPVPTDPRGLRIVEILKRDPSSREPLASLAARVGASSRTVERIFVRETHLAFGAWRQRLRLLAALELLAYGEAVTNVALDVGYESASSFVAAFRETFGTTPGRFFN